The genomic region TAGACGTGTGGATGAACACCCCAACACGCCCATTGGAAGCCTCAGGCACCAGCGGTGAGAAGGCAGCAATGAATGGTGTAATGCACTTCAGTGTACTTGATGGCTGGTGGGTAGAAGGCTATCGTGAAGATGCAGGCTGGATGTTACCTATGGAACGCGCTTACGAAAACCAAGAATATCAAGACGAAATGGACGCCGAGATGATCTACAACATCATCGAGGACGACATTGCCCCTATATTCTACGACCAGAATAAGGAAGGCATCTCATCGCGCTGGTGTGCTATGATCAAGAACACCATAGCCAAAGTGGCAGTGAACTTCACCACCACCCGTATGCTCACCGACTACGAAAACCAATACTACTTCCCAATGCGCGACCGCGTAGCGAGCCTCAAGGAAAACAACTTCGCCCGCGCTATTGAGATCTCTGATTGGAAACGCAAGGTAACTCAGGAGTGGGACAATATCAAGGTAGTAGGCATCTCCGTGCCAAACCGCTCTGAGCAACTCATCTCCATAGGGAAAACCTATCGCGGTGAAGTTACCCTCGATGTGGCAGGCTTACGCGCCGAAGATGTAGGCGTAGAGCTGGTAGTAGCCCAGAAGAAAGACGATAAAATCAAGGTAATCAACACCGAAGAGTTTAAAGTGATGAGTGTAGAAGGCAACAAAGCCACCTACGAGCTGGAAGCAGCTTCCGAAATACCAGGGGCATTGCAGCTGGCAATACGCATCTTCCCTAAAAATGCACTCTTGCCTCACCGACAAGATTTTGCCTTAGTGAAGTGGCTGTAAAGTGTCTTTTTTGATTGTATTAAATTGATTATCATATTTTTATACAAGTAAAAAGCACTGTGTAAGCGACTTATTAAATTTCAAAAAAAATTAAATTTATAAAAAAAAATTGGCATAAATTGTATTTGTATTAAAATAATGCCTATATTTGCGCCAAAATTAAAATAGTAATCAAATTCATTTTTAAGTATGAAGAAAATCAAAGTAACTTTATTTGCTTTGGCTGCCACCTTTACAGTAGCAGTTCAAGCGCAAGATGAAAACAATCCTTGGCAAATAGGATTTGGAGTTAACTCAGTTGATATTCGTACTCCAGAAGATTTTGGAGAAGTATTAAAGGACTGGGGTGGACCGAGTGATATCAATATTCTTCCTGCTGTATCACGTCTTTCAGTAGGTAGATATATTGGGAAAGGTTTCTCGGCAGAAATAGCAGGATCATTGAACAAGATCGAAAAAGGCTATGGTTATGTAAAAGATGCTGAGAAAGTAGACTACTCATTCTGGGCTGCAGATTTAAGAGTACAGTATCACTTGAACTCTCTTTGGAAAGGTGCAAGATGGTTTGACCCTTACTTGCAAGTAGGTGGTGGTTATGCTTCAATTGATGATGAAGGGAAACTACGCGGCTTAGGCGGTGGTGGTTTGAACCTTTGGTTGACCCAGAACATCGGTTTGAACTTACAGACTACTTACAACCCTACATTTAAGTCAAAATCTACTGAGGATTACTTCCAACACGCAGCAGGTATCACTATTAAGTTTGGTGTGAAAGACCGTGATAAAGACGGTGTGCCTGATAAAGATGACGCTTGTCCTGATGAACCAGGTAAGAAAGAACTTCAAGGTTGCCCAGACCGTGATGGTGATGGTGTAGCTGACAAAGACGATCTTTGCCCAGATGAAGCAGGTAAGCCAGAATTGAAAGGTTGTCCTGACCGTGATGGTGACGGTATCGCTGATAAAGACGATGCTTGTCCAGATGAAGCAGGTCTTGCTGAATTCAACGGTTGCCCTGACACAGATGGTGATGGTGTACCAGATAACCTCGACCAATGTAAAGATGTAGCAGGTCCTAAGGAAAACAACGGTTGCCCTTGGCCAGATACAGATGGTGACGGCGTTCTTGACAAAGATGACGAATGTCCAGATGTTCCTGGTACTGTTGAAAACAAAGGTTGCCCTGAAGTAACTAAGGAAGTTCAAGATCAATTGAACTCTTATGCTAAGACAATCTTGTTTGATGTAGGTAAAGCAACTATCAAACCACAGTCAGCAACTATCTTGAACCAAATCGTTGATGTATTGAACAAATACAAAAACTCTAAGTTCTCAATTGAAGGTTATACTGACATCACAGGTAAGAGAGCTAAGAACATTAAGCTTTCTGAAGACAGAGCTTACTCTGTTAAGGCTTACTTGATTGAAAAAGGTATTGATGAAGGTCGCCTTACTGCAAAAGGTTTCGGTCCTGACAAACCAATTGCGTCTAACAAGACTAAGAAAGGTAGAGAACTCAACAGACGTGTAGAAATTAACTTGATAAAATAGTTAATTAAAATTTAAATAAGAAAGGATGCTCGGAAGGGCATCCTTTTTTATTTATACACCTTATTATATAATGGCAAATATAGATTTTTAATATATTTACAAGTCCCACCTTTTCTGTATTGCGATATTTATTGTATCTTTGCAACCTAAAACAAGTTGAAGAATGGCAAAAATACGCATCACTAAGAAATTTGACTTTGAGGCAGGGCACGCATTATACGGCTATGATGGTAAGTGTAAGAACCTTCACGGACACAGTTATAAACTGTGGGTAACGGTGATAGGAGAGCCTATTGCTGATGCTGAAAATATAAAGTGTGGTATGGTAATTGATTTTGGCGATCTCAAACGTATTGTCAATGATAAGATTATTGAGCAATTTGACCACGCTATGGTATTTAACGCTCAGTCGCCACACAGGGTGCTCGCTGATGAGCTACAAGCCAAAGGGCATCGTATTATAAAGGTAGACTACCAGCCAACGAGTGAGAACTTAGTAGTTGACTTTGCTCAGCGCATTGCTGAAGAACTACCATCACATATTACGCTCTTTTCAGTGAGACTACAAGAGACGGATAGTTCGTATGCAGAGTGGTATGCAAGGGATAATGAGTAAGGAAAGTAGAAATTAGGAGTTAGGAAGATGATTTACATCATTTATTTCGCAATACTCTTTCTTCTGATTTGTTGGGTCATTTATCAAAAAGGGAATGAGGAGATTAGTATGGAGGAAATACGTAAGAACTGGAAAGCGTTCAGCATTGAAGCAGAGAAATGGAAGGTGATCAATAAATATGATTTATATAAATTAGAAAATAGAGGTAAATATGGTGTGCTTGTTTTTGATAAGGAAGTAACGGCGTCACCATATCCATATAGTTTGCCACCAACATCGGAAGCTACTAAGCAGCACGCTTATCTCTGTTATTATGATAAAAAGAATAAACGTCTACCACGTTACTGGGCTGATATTTATGGTATAGATGCTAATGTAATACAAGCTAAGATTAATGTACAAGGTTTTGTAATAGTATATACAAATGGAAAAGGTAGATTCAGAATTGACCTTGACTTTCTAAATAAAGACATTCAAGAACTGCAATGAAAATAGAACTTAAAAACGGCAAAAAACTCTACTTCGCTTCCGATAATCACCTCGGCGCGCCCACAGCAGCCTTGAGCAGACCTCGTGAAGAGAAATTTGTGCGGTTTTTAGACGAAATAAAGCCCGATGCAGAGGCCATTTTCCTGCTGGGCGACCTTTTCGACTTCTGGTTTGAATATAAAACAGTGGTGCCGAAAGGTTTCGTTCGCACTTTGGGCAAACTCGCCGAAATACGCGACAGTGGCATTCCGATTTACTTCTTCGTAGGAAATCACGACCTGTGGATGGACGATTACTTCGAAAAAGAGCTGAACATCCCCGTGTTTCGCCGCCCGTTAGAGGTAGAATGCGCAGGGAAAACCTTCCTCATTGGCCACGGGGACGGTCTTGGTCCAGGAGATAAAGGTTACAAACGTATGAAGAAGATTTTTACCAATCCTTTCTGCCGTTGGCTTTTCCGTTGGCTTCATCCTGACGTAGGAGTGCGCCTCGCACAGTATCTTTCGGTAAAAAACAAGCTCATTTCAGGCAAAGAAGATGTAAAATACCTCGGTGACGACCAAGAATGGCTCGTGCAATACTGCAAAGAGAAATTAAAAACAAAACATTACGACTTTTTCCTCTTCGGACACCGACATTTGCCCTTAGAAATCACATTGGAACCCCATTCTACCTATATTAATACAGGCGATTGGATCAATTACTACACTTACGGGGAATTTAACGGCGATCAGCTGTCCCTTAAAACATATAATTAAGAAAATAAACTAAAAATGTTACGAAAATTACTCAGTTATCTATTTCCTATCAATATCGAGACAGTCGATTCGGCATTTAGTGGCAAAATTGAGCTAAATTTACACCGTGGGAAGTTGGTTTTGGACACCGCCCACACAAATTATTCCTACGGAAGTCTGCAACGGATTCTCCTCAGAGGATTACAGCAGATCGGCACCGACAGAGTGCGAATGATGGACAATATTTTGGTGCTCGGGCTGGCGGGGGGCAGCGTTGTGCGAAGCCTTACTGAAGAGATCCGTTGTAGGGGGAAAATCACCGGTGTGGATATCGATCCGGAAATGATACTGCTCAGCAAGCGCGTATTTCACTTAGATGAAATCGAAAACTTGCAAATAATATGTGCCGATGCCTATCGCTTTGCCAAGGAAGACAAATCGCGCTACGAGCTCATCATCGTAGATGTTTTTCAGGACGATAAAATACCGCCGTTCGTCCTCCGCAGAAGTTTTTCAAACATTCTCCTGCAACGCCTTACCCGAAAGGGTTGCATACTCTTCAACACTATCTGTATTTCACAAGAGGACAGGCTGAGGAATGAAAAATTTATCGAACAAAGCCGCCTCTTGTGCCACGTAAAGACGATGGACGATGTCAATGGAACAAATCAGTTAATATTTTTATATAAATGAAAAAATTTTTATTCATCACAGTTATTTTGGTAAGTGCTTTGCAATGCAGCAAGGCGCAGGACAACAAGGAGGATAATCCTCAGCAAAAACAGCAAACAACTACCTTAAAGGGTAATGATCTGTTATTAAAGTTAGTGAATGAGCAGCGCGCTAAGGGGTGTAATTGTGGGAGTACGAGATTCCGACCTGCTCCAGCGCTTGTATGGAGTAATCAATTAGAAAAGATAGCACAGAAGCACAGTGAATATATGTACGAGAAACAAGAGCTTACACACGGCGATGGAATGGATGCCCCAGGTAGAAGATTGAGAGAGGGAGGGTATAAGTATACTACTTGGGCAGAGAATGTAGCAGCAGGGCAAAAGAATGAGCGTGAGGTGATAAAGTCTTGGTTGAGCAGTCCTCCACATTGTGCGAATATTATGAACCCCAATCTTCAGGAGATGGGCATAGGGCGCAAAGGTAACTATTGGACGCAACTCTTTGCCACTCCTAAGCAATGATGTATTTAGATGTTCATTCGCATAGGCAGCATTCTGACGCTTGTACGTTGGTCATTCGTAATCAATACCCACTTTCTTGTGAGGTTGAAGAGCCTTTCTCGGTAGGGATACACCCTTGGTATTGTGAGGATTGGCAAGAGCAGTTGCGTGCATTGCACTTTGTAGCACGGCATCCCAATTGTTTTGCTATTGGAGAATGTGGTTTGGACAAGATGTGTGACACTGATTTTGCATTACAGATGCAGATTTTTAAGGAGCAAATTGCACTTTCCGAGTGCTTGGAGCTACCTTTGATTATCCATTGTGTGAGGGCTTATAGTGAGATCGTGAGTGTGAAGAAACAAATACAACCTAAGCAGCTGTGGGTGCTACACGGCTTTCATAAGAATGAGGCAGTGGCAAGGTTATTGACCCAGAATGGCATAGTGCTTTCTTTTGGTAAGGCTTTACTTTGCAGTGAAAAAGTGCAGAAAGTATTTACTTCACTTGAGGAAGGTTCTTATTTCTTTGAGACTGATGATGCGGCTTTCTCAGTAAAAGAAATCTATGCGAAAGCCAAGTCGTTGTTGAC from Capnocytophaga haemolytica harbors:
- a CDS encoding OmpA family protein; amino-acid sequence: MKKIKVTLFALAATFTVAVQAQDENNPWQIGFGVNSVDIRTPEDFGEVLKDWGGPSDINILPAVSRLSVGRYIGKGFSAEIAGSLNKIEKGYGYVKDAEKVDYSFWAADLRVQYHLNSLWKGARWFDPYLQVGGGYASIDDEGKLRGLGGGGLNLWLTQNIGLNLQTTYNPTFKSKSTEDYFQHAAGITIKFGVKDRDKDGVPDKDDACPDEPGKKELQGCPDRDGDGVADKDDLCPDEAGKPELKGCPDRDGDGIADKDDACPDEAGLAEFNGCPDTDGDGVPDNLDQCKDVAGPKENNGCPWPDTDGDGVLDKDDECPDVPGTVENKGCPEVTKEVQDQLNSYAKTILFDVGKATIKPQSATILNQIVDVLNKYKNSKFSIEGYTDITGKRAKNIKLSEDRAYSVKAYLIEKGIDEGRLTAKGFGPDKPIASNKTKKGRELNRRVEINLIK
- a CDS encoding 6-pyruvoyl trahydropterin synthase family protein codes for the protein MAKIRITKKFDFEAGHALYGYDGKCKNLHGHSYKLWVTVIGEPIADAENIKCGMVIDFGDLKRIVNDKIIEQFDHAMVFNAQSPHRVLADELQAKGHRIIKVDYQPTSENLVVDFAQRIAEELPSHITLFSVRLQETDSSYAEWYARDNE
- a CDS encoding UDP-2,3-diacylglucosamine diphosphatase — its product is MKIELKNGKKLYFASDNHLGAPTAALSRPREEKFVRFLDEIKPDAEAIFLLGDLFDFWFEYKTVVPKGFVRTLGKLAEIRDSGIPIYFFVGNHDLWMDDYFEKELNIPVFRRPLEVECAGKTFLIGHGDGLGPGDKGYKRMKKIFTNPFCRWLFRWLHPDVGVRLAQYLSVKNKLISGKEDVKYLGDDQEWLVQYCKEKLKTKHYDFFLFGHRHLPLEITLEPHSTYINTGDWINYYTYGEFNGDQLSLKTYN
- a CDS encoding spermidine synthase — its product is MLRKLLSYLFPINIETVDSAFSGKIELNLHRGKLVLDTAHTNYSYGSLQRILLRGLQQIGTDRVRMMDNILVLGLAGGSVVRSLTEEIRCRGKITGVDIDPEMILLSKRVFHLDEIENLQIICADAYRFAKEDKSRYELIIVDVFQDDKIPPFVLRRSFSNILLQRLTRKGCILFNTICISQEDRLRNEKFIEQSRLLCHVKTMDDVNGTNQLIFLYK
- a CDS encoding CAP domain-containing protein, translated to MKKFLFITVILVSALQCSKAQDNKEDNPQQKQQTTTLKGNDLLLKLVNEQRAKGCNCGSTRFRPAPALVWSNQLEKIAQKHSEYMYEKQELTHGDGMDAPGRRLREGGYKYTTWAENVAAGQKNEREVIKSWLSSPPHCANIMNPNLQEMGIGRKGNYWTQLFATPKQ
- a CDS encoding TatD family hydrolase — encoded protein: MMYLDVHSHRQHSDACTLVIRNQYPLSCEVEEPFSVGIHPWYCEDWQEQLRALHFVARHPNCFAIGECGLDKMCDTDFALQMQIFKEQIALSECLELPLIIHCVRAYSEIVSVKKQIQPKQLWVLHGFHKNEAVARLLTQNGIVLSFGKALLCSEKVQKVFTSLEEGSYFFETDDAAFSVKEIYAKAKSLLT